A part of Larkinella insperata genomic DNA contains:
- the miaB gene encoding tRNA (N6-isopentenyl adenosine(37)-C2)-methylthiotransferase MiaB: MERITETLSILTEADKANTDEPRLLEEELAVGKKRLYIESYGCQMNFSDSEIVASVMRNAGFATTADADEADVIFLNTCAIRDNAEQKVRNRLKQLNTLKKRKPELLVGMLGCMAERLKAKLLEEEKMVDIVAGPDAYRDIPKLVEEAESGQKAVNVFLSREETYADISPIRLNSNGVTAFISIMRGCDNMCSFCVVPYTRGRERSRDAHSIVREAQELSAAGYKEVTLLGQNVDSYKWTSADGTENVNFAQLLERVALVDPELRVRFSTSHPKDITDEVLYTMAKHENICNYIHLPAQSGNDRILKLMNRTYDRAWYIQKIDRIRAILGEDCGISHDMISGFCSETEEEHQDTLSLMEYARYDYGYMFAYSERPGTPAARKYADDVPNDVKIRRLNEIIALQRNMSLERNQRHIGKIQRVLVEGPSKRSDEFLCGRNDQNKMVVFPKGDYQKGQYVNVLVTDCTAATLLGTTV; this comes from the coding sequence ATGGAACGCATTACGGAGACCTTATCCATACTAACCGAAGCCGACAAAGCAAACACGGACGAACCCCGACTGCTGGAAGAAGAGCTGGCGGTGGGCAAAAAACGGCTTTACATTGAGAGCTACGGTTGCCAAATGAATTTTTCAGACAGCGAAATCGTCGCATCGGTGATGCGGAACGCGGGTTTTGCCACCACCGCCGACGCCGACGAAGCGGACGTTATTTTTCTGAATACCTGCGCCATCCGCGACAATGCCGAGCAGAAAGTTCGCAACCGGCTGAAGCAGCTCAACACGCTGAAGAAGCGCAAACCCGAACTGCTGGTCGGGATGCTGGGCTGCATGGCCGAACGCCTGAAAGCCAAGCTGCTGGAAGAAGAAAAGATGGTGGACATTGTGGCCGGGCCGGACGCCTACCGCGATATTCCGAAACTGGTGGAAGAAGCCGAGTCGGGGCAAAAAGCCGTTAACGTGTTTTTGTCACGCGAGGAAACCTACGCCGATATTTCGCCGATCCGCCTGAATTCCAACGGCGTGACGGCTTTTATTTCCATCATGCGTGGCTGTGACAACATGTGCAGTTTCTGCGTGGTGCCTTACACCCGCGGCCGCGAACGCAGCCGCGATGCGCATTCCATCGTGCGCGAAGCCCAGGAACTTTCGGCGGCTGGCTACAAGGAAGTCACGCTGCTGGGCCAGAACGTGGACAGCTACAAATGGACCTCCGCCGACGGAACCGAGAACGTCAACTTCGCCCAGCTGCTCGAACGGGTTGCGCTGGTTGACCCCGAACTGCGCGTACGGTTTTCGACCTCGCACCCCAAGGACATCACCGACGAGGTGCTGTACACGATGGCGAAGCACGAGAACATCTGTAACTACATTCACCTGCCTGCCCAGAGCGGCAACGACCGGATTCTGAAGCTGATGAACCGGACGTACGACCGCGCCTGGTACATTCAGAAAATCGACCGCATCCGGGCTATTTTGGGTGAAGACTGCGGGATTTCGCACGACATGATTTCGGGTTTCTGCTCCGAAACCGAAGAAGAACACCAGGATACGCTGTCGCTGATGGAGTACGCCCGGTACGACTACGGTTACATGTTTGCCTACTCGGAACGCCCCGGTACTCCGGCCGCCCGCAAATACGCCGACGACGTGCCAAACGACGTCAAAATCCGGCGCCTGAACGAAATCATCGCCCTTCAGCGGAATATGTCGCTTGAACGCAATCAGCGGCACATTGGCAAAATTCAGCGCGTGCTGGTTGAAGGACCATCCAAACGTTCCGACGAGTTTTTGTGTGGCCGCAACGACCAGAACAAAATGGTGGTTTTCCCGAAAGGCGACTACCAGAAAGGCCAGTATGTCAACGTTCTGGTGACGGATTGCACGGCGGCTACGCTGCTGGGCACCACGGTGTAA
- the secG gene encoding preprotein translocase subunit SecG, whose protein sequence is MLTAIIVLICICTILLILVVLIQNSKGGGLAGEFGGLGSNQLMGVKKTTDLLEQVTWGLAIAIMVLTLSTFIVIDRNPVGATINSANVDAAATKTTPGLQTPAQQQPAAPATAPQSGTPAK, encoded by the coding sequence ATGCTGACGGCAATAATTGTATTAATTTGTATCTGTACGATACTGCTGATTTTGGTGGTATTGATTCAAAATTCCAAAGGGGGCGGACTCGCCGGTGAATTCGGTGGGCTTGGTTCTAATCAGTTGATGGGTGTTAAAAAAACAACCGATCTGCTGGAACAGGTTACCTGGGGACTCGCCATCGCTATTATGGTCCTGACACTTTCTACTTTTATTGTCATTGATCGGAACCCCGTTGGAGCCACCATCAACAGTGCAAACGTTGATGCAGCCGCGACTAAAACAACCCCGGGTCTGCAAACGCCTGCTCAACAGCAGCCAGCGGCCCCGGCTACAGCGCCCCAGAGCGGTACGCCAGCCAAATAA
- a CDS encoding DUF389 domain-containing protein: MQRTFTISLTPAYTDPLIHQLRPLDEVIALSLQRGSSVKPSGDVLTVQVLNAGADEVLRRIERVCPPNHYAIASAELTSMINPAKHEQIRLDVDEAIWEEMESGLRYHGRLTGNFIALMALGGGISAVGLVSEPGPQTLAFVAASIIAPGFEPLAKVPLGLILKNYQTVSFGLRSSLIGYGLVCLGAILTFLVLQWLGVTNVDEFTSNSEVDAIANPTGKNITVSLGGTLAGCIIVAAYRRSVIAGALIAMVVITAMAMVGVSLACGRLDLAWHGLQRTGIDVGLIILTGTLVFGCKQWFLRRRKPLV; this comes from the coding sequence ATGCAACGCACGTTTACCATTTCGCTGACTCCCGCCTATACCGATCCCCTGATCCACCAACTGCGGCCCCTGGATGAGGTCATTGCCTTGTCGCTCCAACGGGGCAGTTCGGTCAAACCGTCGGGGGATGTGCTGACCGTGCAGGTACTCAATGCGGGGGCTGATGAAGTCCTGCGTCGGATTGAACGCGTATGCCCGCCCAACCACTACGCCATCGCTTCGGCCGAACTGACGAGTATGATCAACCCGGCCAAGCACGAACAAATCCGGCTCGACGTCGACGAAGCCATTTGGGAAGAAATGGAAAGCGGCCTGCGGTATCATGGCCGTCTGACCGGTAATTTCATCGCGCTGATGGCGCTGGGGGGAGGCATTTCGGCCGTTGGGCTGGTGTCCGAACCGGGGCCGCAGACCCTGGCGTTTGTCGCAGCTTCCATTATTGCACCGGGCTTTGAACCGCTGGCAAAAGTGCCACTGGGGCTGATTCTGAAAAATTATCAAACCGTTTCCTTTGGTCTCCGTTCATCGCTGATCGGTTATGGCCTGGTGTGCTTGGGAGCGATTTTGACTTTTCTCGTGCTGCAATGGTTGGGAGTCACCAACGTGGATGAGTTTACGAGTAATTCGGAAGTAGATGCCATTGCCAATCCGACGGGTAAAAACATTACCGTTTCATTGGGAGGGACGCTGGCGGGGTGCATCATCGTCGCGGCTTACCGGCGCAGCGTCATTGCCGGGGCGCTGATTGCCATGGTGGTCATCACGGCTATGGCGATGGTGGGCGTGTCGCTGGCATGTGGTAGGCTGGATTTGGCCTGGCACGGCTTACAGCGTACAGGAATTGATGTGGGCCTGATCATTCTGACGGGAACGTTGGTTTTTGGGTGTAAGCAGTGGTTTCTGCGTCGGCGCAAACCGTTGGTTTAA
- a CDS encoding DUF4870 domain-containing protein, which produces MENQPYNNPTPPPPPGNYLSPSDERMWGMLAHLSALAGFLIPFGNIIGPVVVWQIQKDKSAFVDYHGKEALNFQITMTIALGIALLLVILLIGLPILVVLGLVSVVFSILAGVKANNGEYYRYPFTFRFIQ; this is translated from the coding sequence ATGGAAAATCAACCCTACAACAATCCGACGCCCCCACCACCACCTGGTAATTATCTAAGCCCGTCCGACGAACGGATGTGGGGAATGCTGGCTCATCTGAGCGCGCTGGCCGGTTTTCTCATTCCTTTCGGAAACATCATTGGACCCGTTGTGGTCTGGCAGATTCAGAAAGACAAATCGGCTTTTGTTGATTACCACGGCAAAGAGGCACTGAATTTTCAGATAACCATGACCATTGCCTTGGGTATCGCCCTTCTGCTGGTTATCCTCCTGATTGGCCTACCCATTCTCGTTGTTCTCGGTTTGGTCAGCGTCGTTTTTTCCATCCTGGCGGGCGTAAAAGCCAATAACGGCGAGTACTACAGGTATCCGTTCACCTTTCGTTTTATCCAATAA
- a CDS encoding pyruvate carboxylase, whose translation MKDYIRPIHRLLVANRGEIAIRIMRAATELGITTVAVYTYEDRYSLHRYKADEAYQIGRDDEPLKPYLDIEGIIQLAKRKKIDAIHPGYGFLSENVTLARRCREEGIIFVGPTPEAMDLLGDKVRAKNLATQADVPMIPDSRADLSDYSFALSEAQRIGFPVMIKAVAGGGGRGMRVVRQEEDFEKSFNEARNEAKNAFGDDTIFLEKFVVDPKHIEVQLLGDTHGNIVHLYERDCSVQRRFQKVVEVAPSFGLRQATKNKLYEYALKIGKQANYSNAGTVEFLVDKQENIYFIEVNPRIQVEHTITEEVTGIDLVRTQILVAMGYKLSDNGIYINHQDEIPLNGYAIQCRVTTEDPANNFRPDFGIIIAYRNAAGFGIRLDEGSSYPGVKISPYFDSMIVKVSARGRTLRGATQRLRRALVEFRIRGVKTNIPFLLNVIAHPIFQQGEARVSFIENHPELFDLRKPQDRSTRALNYLADVIVNGNPEVKVKPGAKDKFRTPVVPVYDKYGDCPKGNKDRLNELGREKFVEWVRDQKPILYTDTTFRDGHQSLLATRVRTKDLLAVAEGFAKSHPELFSMEVWGGATFDVAMRFLHESPWTRLQKFREAMPNMLLQMLFRGSNAVGYSAYPDNLIEKFVEKSWENGIDVFRIFDSLNWVEAMKVSIRAVRERTNALAEAAICYTGDMLAPDQHKYTLQYYLDMARQLEDEGAHMLAIKDMAGLLKPLAAEVLVRELKKAVSIPIHLHTHDTSSIQAATYLKAVDSGVDVIDCALGALSGLTSQPNFNSVVAMLQGHERESSINLDSLNAYSNYWEDVREWYYPFESGMKAGSAEVYENEIPGGQYSNLKPQSIALGLGDKFETLKKNYSTVNQMFGDIVKVTPSSKVVGDMALFMTSNNLTAEDVIKKGASLSFPESVKGFFKGELGQPYGGFPKELQEVILKGEEPITGRPNEKLQPIDFDADFKKFEEKFPQSEGFLDYLSYQMYPKVYEEYYKAVQEHGDVSIIPTPAFLYGLKENEEILIEIDEGKNILVRLSYVSEPDSHGMRTVTFELNGQSRQVQVRDKSLKVAYQANAKVSKDGDVGSPLQGRLTKIIVKPGDKVNKNQPLFVIEAMKMESIVAAPKAGTVKQVVLKEGTVVEQDDWVVELEL comes from the coding sequence ATGAAAGATTACATTCGCCCGATTCATCGCCTGCTCGTCGCCAACCGGGGCGAAATCGCTATCCGTATCATGCGGGCTGCCACCGAGTTAGGGATCACCACCGTTGCCGTCTACACGTACGAAGACCGTTACTCGCTTCACCGCTACAAAGCCGACGAAGCTTATCAGATTGGTCGCGACGATGAACCGCTGAAGCCCTACTTAGACATTGAAGGGATTATTCAGCTCGCCAAACGAAAAAAAATTGATGCGATTCACCCGGGTTACGGCTTTTTGTCGGAAAATGTGACGCTGGCGCGCCGGTGCCGGGAGGAAGGAATCATTTTCGTCGGACCGACGCCGGAAGCGATGGACTTGCTGGGCGACAAGGTTAGGGCGAAAAACCTGGCTACCCAGGCCGATGTGCCGATGATTCCCGATAGTCGGGCGGATTTGTCGGACTATTCCTTTGCCCTTTCCGAAGCGCAACGGATTGGTTTTCCGGTGATGATCAAAGCCGTCGCCGGTGGGGGAGGACGCGGAATGCGCGTTGTTCGTCAGGAGGAAGATTTTGAAAAGTCATTCAACGAAGCCCGCAACGAAGCGAAAAACGCGTTTGGCGACGATACCATTTTCCTGGAGAAATTTGTGGTCGATCCCAAGCACATTGAGGTGCAATTGCTGGGCGATACGCACGGAAATATCGTCCACCTTTACGAACGGGACTGTTCGGTACAGCGTCGCTTTCAGAAAGTTGTTGAAGTGGCACCCTCGTTTGGACTGCGGCAGGCCACCAAAAATAAGCTGTATGAATACGCTCTGAAGATTGGTAAACAGGCCAATTACTCCAACGCCGGAACGGTTGAGTTTCTGGTGGATAAACAGGAGAATATTTACTTTATTGAGGTCAATCCCCGGATTCAGGTGGAGCACACCATCACGGAAGAAGTGACCGGTATCGACCTGGTTCGGACGCAGATTCTGGTGGCGATGGGGTATAAGTTGTCGGACAACGGTATTTACATCAACCACCAGGACGAAATACCGCTGAACGGCTACGCGATTCAGTGCCGGGTCACCACCGAAGACCCCGCCAACAATTTCCGGCCCGACTTCGGGATCATCATTGCCTACCGCAATGCCGCCGGTTTCGGCATCCGGCTCGACGAGGGGAGCTCATACCCCGGCGTAAAAATTTCGCCTTATTTCGATTCGATGATCGTGAAGGTATCGGCGCGGGGCCGCACGCTCCGGGGCGCAACCCAACGGCTGCGACGCGCGCTGGTTGAGTTCCGGATTCGGGGGGTAAAAACCAACATTCCGTTTCTGCTGAACGTAATCGCTCACCCGATTTTTCAGCAGGGCGAAGCGCGGGTTTCGTTCATCGAAAACCACCCCGAACTGTTTGATCTGCGCAAACCCCAGGACCGCTCGACGCGGGCGTTGAATTACCTGGCCGACGTCATTGTCAATGGCAATCCGGAGGTGAAGGTTAAACCCGGCGCTAAAGACAAATTCCGGACACCCGTTGTTCCTGTCTATGACAAATACGGCGATTGTCCGAAAGGCAATAAAGACCGGTTGAATGAACTCGGACGGGAGAAGTTTGTGGAGTGGGTCCGCGATCAGAAGCCCATCCTGTATACCGACACAACGTTCCGTGACGGGCACCAGTCGTTGTTAGCTACTCGCGTTCGGACCAAAGATTTGCTGGCCGTGGCCGAAGGATTCGCCAAAAGCCACCCCGAACTATTCTCGATGGAAGTCTGGGGGGGCGCAACGTTCGACGTCGCCATGCGGTTTTTGCACGAAAGTCCGTGGACGCGTTTGCAGAAATTCCGCGAGGCCATGCCGAATATGCTGTTGCAGATGCTGTTCCGGGGCTCCAACGCGGTGGGCTATTCGGCTTATCCCGACAACCTGATTGAGAAGTTCGTGGAGAAATCCTGGGAAAACGGCATCGACGTGTTCCGGATTTTCGACTCGCTGAACTGGGTGGAAGCCATGAAGGTCAGCATCCGGGCCGTGCGCGAACGGACCAACGCACTGGCCGAAGCCGCCATCTGCTACACCGGCGATATGCTGGCTCCCGATCAGCACAAATACACGTTGCAGTATTACCTGGACATGGCCCGCCAACTGGAGGACGAAGGAGCGCACATGCTGGCGATCAAGGACATGGCCGGTTTGCTGAAGCCGCTGGCGGCCGAAGTGCTGGTTCGCGAGCTGAAAAAAGCCGTCAGCATTCCGATTCACCTGCATACGCACGATACCTCGTCGATTCAGGCGGCAACCTACCTGAAGGCCGTTGATTCCGGGGTTGATGTGATTGATTGCGCCCTGGGCGCACTCTCGGGCCTGACGTCGCAGCCCAACTTCAACTCCGTGGTGGCGATGTTGCAGGGCCACGAGCGCGAAAGCTCCATCAACCTGGATTCGCTGAATGCTTACTCCAATTACTGGGAAGACGTGCGGGAGTGGTATTATCCGTTTGAGTCGGGCATGAAGGCCGGTAGCGCGGAAGTGTACGAGAACGAGATTCCGGGTGGGCAGTACTCAAACCTCAAGCCGCAGTCGATTGCGCTGGGCCTGGGTGATAAGTTTGAGACGTTGAAGAAAAATTACAGTACGGTCAATCAGATGTTTGGCGATATTGTAAAAGTAACTCCTTCGTCGAAAGTGGTTGGTGACATGGCCCTGTTCATGACGTCCAACAACCTGACGGCCGAGGATGTGATCAAAAAAGGCGCGTCGCTCTCGTTCCCGGAATCGGTGAAAGGCTTCTTCAAAGGCGAGCTGGGCCAGCCCTACGGTGGTTTCCCGAAAGAACTTCAGGAGGTTATCCTGAAGGGCGAGGAACCGATCACCGGGCGTCCGAACGAAAAGCTGCAACCGATTGATTTCGACGCCGACTTTAAAAAGTTTGAGGAGAAATTTCCGCAGAGCGAGGGCTTTCTGGATTATCTCTCGTACCAGATGTACCCGAAAGTGTACGAGGAATACTACAAAGCCGTTCAGGAGCACGGCGACGTGAGCATCATTCCAACCCCGGCTTTCCTGTACGGCCTGAAGGAAAACGAGGAAATTCTGATCGAAATCGACGAGGGTAAAAATATTCTGGTACGGCTTTCGTACGTATCGGAACCCGACAGCCACGGTATGCGCACGGTTACGTTCGAGCTGAACGGACAGAGCCGTCAGGTGCAGGTGCGCGATAAGTCGCTGAAGGTTGCCTATCAGGCCAACGCTAAGGTCAGCAAAGACGGGGACGTAGGGTCACCGTTGCAGGGCCGATTGACCAAAATCATAGTGAAGCCGGGCGATAAAGTCAATAAAAACCAGCCGCTCTTCGTAATTGAAGCCATGAAAATGGAGAGCATTGTGGCCGCACCCAAAGCCGGTACCGTTAAACAGGTGGTCTTGAAAGAAGGCACCGTAGTGGAACAGGACGACTGGGTTGTTGAACTGGAACTCTAA
- a CDS encoding LptE family protein: MVLLLLNSSFLTLSCGKYSFTGTTLDPTIKTVTVNTFTTSAAGGPANLTLQFTERLKEYYQRYTNLKVVPSNGDIVLEGSITGYDVLPVAATAADQAAQNRLQVTVQVRFSNAKDETKNFDQPFSFYQDFPANQTLTQNESRLLPKIQDQLVLDIFNKTAADW, from the coding sequence ATGGTACTCTTACTTCTTAACTCTTCCTTCCTGACGCTTTCCTGCGGGAAATACTCGTTTACGGGAACGACGCTTGATCCAACGATCAAGACGGTTACGGTGAATACCTTTACGACTTCGGCGGCTGGGGGACCCGCCAATTTAACCCTGCAGTTTACCGAACGGCTCAAAGAGTATTATCAGCGATATACTAACCTTAAGGTAGTGCCTTCGAACGGGGATATCGTGCTGGAGGGTTCCATTACGGGATATGATGTTCTGCCGGTGGCGGCTACGGCGGCCGATCAGGCTGCGCAAAACCGCTTGCAGGTAACGGTTCAGGTCCGGTTCTCCAACGCGAAGGACGAAACCAAAAACTTTGATCAGCCCTTCTCGTTTTACCAGGATTTTCCGGCCAACCAGACGCTCACCCAGAACGAAAGCCGTCTGTTGCCCAAGATTCAGGATCAGCTCGTGTTGGATATTTTTAACAAAACGGCCGCCGATTGGTAA
- a CDS encoding DUF2490 domain-containing protein: MIPSLDAPPIGRLSANGLPGRGLLKGFQRFASFLFSLFLMPDFAQAQQHPWGTWFIGSVQLPARERGWGGFVEGQLRSNSLFDEVNYYEVKGGISYDLGPAFSALVATGRYHTYNFRDLNDGPQMLETRLWQQITMSQNVDRLKFEHRYRIEQRWFGESTPENLAVQGRYRNRIRYRMNLMIPLNEETIKPKTVFVSVYDELFLNYKAPNLERNRIYAGLGYQLDLNWILQAGWVNQYDQAPVRLGSKNNVVLSVMYRFHRKNGERDRLPSQMD; encoded by the coding sequence ATGATTCCGTCTCTTGATGCCCCGCCAATTGGTAGGCTTTCTGCTAACGGTTTGCCCGGCAGAGGTTTGCTGAAAGGCTTCCAACGATTTGCCAGTTTTCTGTTCTCCCTGTTTCTAATGCCGGATTTTGCCCAGGCCCAACAGCATCCGTGGGGCACCTGGTTTATTGGTTCCGTGCAGCTTCCGGCGCGCGAACGGGGTTGGGGCGGTTTCGTAGAAGGCCAGTTGCGTTCCAATTCGTTGTTTGATGAGGTAAATTACTACGAAGTAAAAGGAGGGATCAGCTATGACCTGGGACCGGCTTTTTCGGCGCTGGTGGCAACGGGTCGGTACCATACCTACAATTTCCGGGATCTGAACGATGGGCCCCAGATGCTCGAAACCCGGTTGTGGCAGCAGATAACGATGAGCCAGAACGTTGACCGGCTGAAGTTCGAACACCGCTACCGGATTGAACAGCGCTGGTTTGGCGAATCAACACCCGAGAACCTCGCCGTTCAGGGGCGGTATCGAAACCGGATCCGCTACCGCATGAACCTGATGATTCCGCTGAATGAGGAAACCATCAAGCCCAAAACCGTCTTTGTTTCGGTTTACGACGAACTTTTTCTGAACTACAAAGCCCCAAATCTGGAACGCAACCGGATTTATGCGGGCTTGGGCTACCAGCTCGATCTTAACTGGATTCTACAGGCCGGATGGGTAAATCAGTATGATCAGGCCCCGGTACGGCTTGGAAGTAAGAACAACGTCGTCCTATCGGTCATGTACCGGTTCCACCGCAAAAACGGCGAGCGTGATCGGCTACCTTCGCAAATGGACTGA
- a CDS encoding sigma-54 interaction domain-containing protein — protein MNLKEVQSVKQRFGIIGNAPSLNYAINVGIQVAATDLTVLITGESGSGKESFSKIIHSLSSRKHGQFIAINCGAIPEGTIDSELFGHEKGSFTGAVDQRKGYFETTNGGTIFLDEIGEMPMGTQARLLRVLENGEFIRVGSSKVQKTDVRVVAATNVNLLAAVEQGKFREDLYYRLNTVPIFVPPLRERGEDIELLFRKFTTDFAERYRIKPIQLSEAAKLMLLRYPFPGNIRQLKNIAEQISILESESNKVIEAETLAKYLPPVSSQAAQSPMVLPGAFSDTNSFSERELLYKVLFDMRRDMNDLKRLVLDVLKNEQNGHEILKNNKELFDTLQSGDFLPAEPEKAVARLLPASNMVDVDDYDPTDAPGEVTVEDITHETEEDDSLSLEKKEKEMIVKALRRSNNKRKYAAQALGISERTLYRKIKQYQIDEED, from the coding sequence ATGAATTTAAAAGAAGTCCAGTCGGTTAAGCAGCGTTTTGGCATCATCGGTAACGCGCCGAGCCTGAATTATGCCATCAACGTGGGCATTCAGGTAGCTGCTACTGACTTAACAGTCTTGATAACCGGCGAAAGTGGAAGCGGGAAAGAATCATTTTCGAAAATCATTCACAGCCTGAGCAGCCGCAAGCACGGCCAGTTTATTGCGATCAACTGCGGAGCCATTCCGGAAGGAACGATTGATTCTGAGCTGTTTGGACACGAGAAAGGCTCTTTTACGGGGGCCGTCGATCAGCGCAAAGGGTATTTTGAAACCACCAATGGCGGCACCATTTTTCTGGATGAAATCGGCGAAATGCCGATGGGTACCCAGGCCCGGCTGCTGCGGGTACTCGAAAACGGCGAGTTTATCCGCGTGGGTTCGTCGAAAGTGCAGAAAACCGATGTTCGGGTGGTAGCGGCTACAAACGTTAACCTGCTGGCGGCCGTTGAGCAGGGCAAGTTCCGCGAAGACTTGTATTACCGACTGAATACCGTACCGATTTTTGTACCGCCCCTGCGCGAACGGGGGGAAGACATCGAATTGCTCTTCCGGAAGTTTACGACCGACTTCGCCGAACGCTACCGGATTAAGCCCATCCAGCTGTCGGAAGCCGCCAAACTGATGCTGTTGCGGTATCCGTTTCCGGGTAACATCCGCCAGTTGAAAAATATTGCCGAGCAGATTTCCATTCTTGAGTCGGAAAGCAACAAAGTGATTGAAGCCGAGACGCTGGCCAAATACCTCCCGCCCGTTTCGTCGCAGGCGGCTCAGTCACCTATGGTTCTGCCGGGTGCCTTCAGCGACACCAATTCCTTTTCCGAACGCGAACTGCTTTACAAAGTACTGTTTGACATGCGCCGGGATATGAACGACCTGAAACGGCTCGTGCTGGATGTGCTGAAAAACGAGCAGAATGGACACGAGATCCTGAAAAACAACAAGGAACTGTTCGACACGTTGCAATCCGGCGATTTCCTTCCGGCCGAACCCGAAAAAGCCGTGGCCCGTTTGCTGCCCGCCAGCAACATGGTTGATGTCGACGATTACGACCCGACCGATGCCCCCGGCGAAGTAACCGTGGAAGACATCACGCACGAAACCGAGGAGGACGATTCGCTGTCGCTGGAGAAAAAAGAGAAAGAGATGATTGTCAAAGCGTTACGACGCAGCAACAACAAACGTAAATACGCAGCCCAGGCCCTTGGCATTTCGGAACGGACCCTGTACCGAAAAATTAAACAGTATCAGATAGATGAAGAAGACTGA
- a CDS encoding SelT/SelW/SelH family protein, giving the protein MKPTITIEYCPKCGWMLRSAWMAQELLTTFTDDLHGVLLHPSEISGRFSVEIDGQKIFDRKVEGRFPEIKELKQLVRDVVNPEKPLGHSDKK; this is encoded by the coding sequence ATGAAACCGACAATCACGATTGAATACTGTCCCAAATGCGGCTGGATGCTGCGCTCGGCCTGGATGGCGCAGGAACTGCTGACCACCTTTACCGACGACCTCCACGGCGTACTGCTCCACCCATCGGAAATCAGCGGACGGTTTTCGGTTGAGATTGATGGCCAGAAGATTTTTGACCGGAAAGTCGAAGGTCGTTTTCCCGAGATTAAGGAATTGAAGCAACTGGTTCGCGATGTGGTAAACCCGGAAAAGCCGCTGGGGCACTCGGACAAAAAATAA